Proteins encoded by one window of Dreissena polymorpha isolate Duluth1 chromosome 11, UMN_Dpol_1.0, whole genome shotgun sequence:
- the LOC127850810 gene encoding zinc finger protein 721-like isoform X1, which produces MHVYLMELHILSGKRSWSSFKVKGQKTNPRMTSTQKSFLQMASKNYKRRKLGTECNDVDSGTDRKTPIIEDIDSTMQPDVNFSSVIQETLSSGRTPDDLNSVCVKIETDESYNTRKANGFFSACVQVKQEEIYQDHKQDVYNFSYEESEAKGCVAKDPDLTKQDGFNLAGVKLERTECEIMQDDNRQAGLNSVCVNRNQIADSNARTENDGLITVCGKTKQSTGEKLYKCELCVFASNRSSSLKVHMRRHTGEKRFKCEVCDYKCSQSCDLNRHIRKHTGERPYKCEVCGYASNYSSDLKNHKKIHTGEKRFKCELCDYKCSQRGDLNRHIRKHTGEKPYKCEVCGYASNYSSDLKYHKKIHTGEKRFKCEVCGCDFYHTGTLKVHMRIHTGEKRFKCEVCDYKCSQSSNLKTHMRLHTGEKRFKCEVCGCDFNQSGHLKTHMRIHTGEKQLKCELCDYKCSQSSNLKRHIRRHTGERPYRCEVCGYECNQSYNLKTHMRIHTGEKPFKCEVCGNDFNESGKLKVHMRIHTGEKPYKCQVCGHDFNQKSTLKVHMRIHSGEKRMTSTQKSSLQMASKNYKKRKLGTECNDVDSSTDNKTAIIREMNSTMQPDINFSSVIQETLSSGRTPDDLNSVRVKIETDESYNTCMANGFFSACVQVKQEEIYQDHKQDVFNFSYEESEAKGCVAKDPDLTKQDGFNLAGVKLEQTECEVMQDDSRQAGFNSVCANRNQIADSNARTESDGLITVCGKTKQSTGEKLYKCELCVFASNRISSLKVHMRRHTGEKRFKCEVCDYKCSQNSNLKTHKRIHTGEKQFKCEVCGCDFNKSSHLKVHLRIHTGEKLFKCELCDYKCSQSSHLKRHIRKHTGEKPYKCELCGYECIESSNLKTHMRIHTGEKPFKCEVCGNDFNTSDKLKVHMRIHTGEKPYKCEVCGHDFNQRSTLKVHMSKHTGEKRFKCEVCDYKCNRSSNLNVHMRKHTGERPYKCEVCGYASSYSSDLKNHKKIHTGEKPYKCEVCGCDFNRSSTLKVHMRIHTGEKLFKCEVCDYKCNRISNLNTHMRKHTGERPYKCEVCGYESNYSSDLNRHKKIHTGEKNI; this is translated from the exons atgcacgtgtatctcatggagctgcacattttgagtggtaaaaggtcatggtcatccttcaaggtcaaaggtcaaaaaacaaatccaag AATGACAAGCACACAGAAAAGTTTTCTTCAGATGGCCTCCAAAAATTACAAGAGAAGGAAACTAGGGACAGAATGCAATGACGTGGATAGTGGCACAGACAGAAAGACTCCCATTATAGAGGATATTGATTCAACCATGCAACCTGACGTCAACTTTTCTAGCGTAATTCAAGAAACCTTAAGCTCAGGCAGAACACCTGATGACTTAAACTCTGTTTGTGTCAAAATTGAGACAGATGAAAGTTATAATACACGTAAGGCTAATGGTTTTTTTTCTGCATGTGTCCAAGTGAAACAGGAAGAGATATATCAAGATCACAAGCAAGATGTCTACAATTTTTCATATGAAGAATCAGAAGCGAAAGGATGTGTAGCCAAGGATCCAGATCTTACCAAACAAGATGGCTTCAACTTGGCAGGTGTAAAATTAGAAAGAACTGAATGTGAAATTATGCAAGATGACAACAGACAAGCTGGCTTAAATTCTGTATGTGTTAACAGAAATCAAATTGCTGATTCAAATGCACGTACTGAAAATGATGGGCTAATTACTGTTTGTGGAAAAACAAAACAGTCCACAGGAGAAAAACTATACAAGTGTGAGTTGTGTGTTTTTGCAAGTAACCGGAGTAGTTCCTTAAAAGTACACATGAGGAGACATACAGGAGAAAAACGgttcaagtgtgaggtgtgtgattATAAATGTAGCCAGAGTTGCGACTTGAACAGACACATAAGGAAACATACAGGGGAaagaccatacaagtgtgaggtgtgtggttatgcaagTAACTATAGTTCTGACTTGAAGAACCACAAgaagatacatacaggagaaaaacgGTTTAAGTGTGAACTGTGTGATTATAAATGTAGCCAAAGAGGCGACTTGAACAGACACATAAGGAAACATACAGGGGAAaaaccatacaagtgtgaggtgtgtggttatgcaagTAACTATAGTTCTGACTTGAAGTATCACAAgaagatacatacaggagaaaaacgCTTCAAGTGTGAGGTATGTGGTTGTGACTTTTACCACACTGGTACCTTGAAggtacacatgaggatacatacaggagaaaaacggttcaagtgtgaggtgtgtgattATAAATGTAGCCAGAGTAgcaacttgaagacacacatgagattacatacaggagaaaaacggtttaagtgtgaggtgtgtggttgtGACTTTAACCAGAGTGGTCACTtaaagacacacatgaggatacatacaggagaaaaacaGCTCAAGTGTGAACTGTGTGATTATAAATGTAGTCAGAGTAGCAACTTGAAAAGACACATAAGGAGACATACAGGGGAAAGACCATACaggtgtgaggtgtgtggttatgaatgTAACCAGAGTTataacttgaagacacacatgaggatacatactgGAGAAAAACCtttcaagtgtgaggtgtgtggtaatgACTTTAACGAGAGTGGTAAGTTGAAggtacacatgaggatacatacaggagaaaaaccCTACAAGTGCCAGGTGTGTGGTCATGACTTCAACCAGAAAAGTACCTTGAAGGTtcacatgaggatacattcaggagAAAAACG AATGACAAGCACACAGAAAAGTTCTCTTCAGATGGCCTCcaaaaattacaagaaaagaaaactaggGACAGAATGCAATGACGTGGATAGTAGCACAGACAACAAGACTGCCATAATAAGGGAAATGAATTCAACCATGCAACCTGACATAAACTTTTCTAGCGTAATTCAAGAAACCTTAAGCTCAGGCAGAACACCTGATGACTTAAACTCTGTTCGTGTCAAAATTGAGACAGATGAAAGTTATAATACATGTATGGCTAATGGTTTTTTTTCTGCATGTGTCCAAGTGAAACAGGAAGAAATATATCAAGATCACAAGCAAGACGTCTTCAATTTTTCATATGAAGAATCAGAAGCGAAAGGATGTGTAGCCAAGGATCCAGATCTTACCAAACAAGATGGCTTCAACTTGGCAGGTGTAAAATTAGAACAAACTGAATGCGAAGTTATGCAAGATGACAGCAGACAAGCTGGCTTCAATTCTGTATGTGCTAACAGAAATCAAATTGCTGATTCAAATGCACGTACTGAAAGTGATGGGCTAATTACTGTTTGTGGGAAAACAAAACAGTCCACAGGAGAAAAACTATACAAGTGTGAGTTGTGTGTTTTTGCAAGTAACCGGATTAGTTCCTTAAAAGTACACATGAGGAGACATACAGGAGAAAAACGGTttaagtgtgaggtgtgtgattATAAATGTAGCCAGAATTCTAACTTGAAGACACACaagaggatacatacaggagaaaaacagttcaagtgtgaggtgtgtggttgtGACTTTAACAAGAGTAGTCACTTGAAGGTACActtgaggatacatacaggagaaaaactGTTCAAGTGTGAACTGTGTGATTATAAATGTAGCCAGAGTAGCCACTTGAAAAGACACATAAGGAAACATACAGGGGAGAAACCATATAAGTGTGAGTTGTGTGGTTATGAATGTATCGAGAGTTCTAAcctgaagacacacatgaggatacatacaggagaaaaacctttcaagtgtgaggtgtgtggtaatgACTTTAACACGAGTGATAAATTGAAggtacacatgaggatacatacaggagaaaaaccgtacaagtgtgaggtgtgtggtcaTGACTTCAACCAGAGAAGTACCTTAAAGGTTCACATGAGTAAACATACAGGAGAAAAACGgttcaagtgtgaggtgtgtgattATAAATGTAACCGGAGTAGCAACTTGAACGTACACATGAGGAAACATACGGGAGAaagaccatacaagtgtgaggtgtgtggttatgcaagTAGCTATAGTTCTGACTTGAAGAACCACAAgaagatacatacaggagaaaaaccgtacaagtgtgaggtgtgtggttgtGACTTTAACCGGAGTAGTACCTTGAAGGttcacatgaggatacataccgGAGAAAAACTgttcaagtgtgaggtgtgtgattATAAATGTAACCGGATTAGCAACTTGAACACACACATGAGGAAACATACAGGGGAaagaccatacaagtgtgaggtgtgtggttatgaaaGTAACTATAGTTCTGACTTGAACAGACACAAgaagatacatacaggagaaaaaaatatataa
- the LOC127850810 gene encoding zinc finger protein 208-like isoform X2, producing MYKVKVYSCKAMTSTQKSFLQMASKNYKRRKLGTECNDVDSGTDRKTPIIEDIDSTMQPDVNFSSVIQETLSSGRTPDDLNSVCVKIETDESYNTRKANGFFSACVQVKQEEIYQDHKQDVYNFSYEESEAKGCVAKDPDLTKQDGFNLAGVKLERTECEIMQDDNRQAGLNSVCVNRNQIADSNARTENDGLITVCGKTKQSTGEKLYKCELCVFASNRSSSLKVHMRRHTGEKRFKCEVCDYKCSQSCDLNRHIRKHTGERPYKCEVCGYASNYSSDLKNHKKIHTGEKRFKCELCDYKCSQRGDLNRHIRKHTGEKPYKCEVCGYASNYSSDLKYHKKIHTGEKRFKCEVCGCDFYHTGTLKVHMRIHTGEKRFKCEVCDYKCSQSSNLKTHMRLHTGEKRFKCEVCGCDFNQSGHLKTHMRIHTGEKQLKCELCDYKCSQSSNLKRHIRRHTGERPYRCEVCGYECNQSYNLKTHMRIHTGEKPFKCEVCGNDFNESGKLKVHMRIHTGEKPYKCQVCGHDFNQKSTLKVHMRIHSGEKRMTSTQKSSLQMASKNYKKRKLGTECNDVDSSTDNKTAIIREMNSTMQPDINFSSVIQETLSSGRTPDDLNSVRVKIETDESYNTCMANGFFSACVQVKQEEIYQDHKQDVFNFSYEESEAKGCVAKDPDLTKQDGFNLAGVKLEQTECEVMQDDSRQAGFNSVCANRNQIADSNARTESDGLITVCGKTKQSTGEKLYKCELCVFASNRISSLKVHMRRHTGEKRFKCEVCDYKCSQNSNLKTHKRIHTGEKQFKCEVCGCDFNKSSHLKVHLRIHTGEKLFKCELCDYKCSQSSHLKRHIRKHTGEKPYKCELCGYECIESSNLKTHMRIHTGEKPFKCEVCGNDFNTSDKLKVHMRIHTGEKPYKCEVCGHDFNQRSTLKVHMSKHTGEKRFKCEVCDYKCNRSSNLNVHMRKHTGERPYKCEVCGYASSYSSDLKNHKKIHTGEKPYKCEVCGCDFNRSSTLKVHMRIHTGEKLFKCEVCDYKCNRISNLNTHMRKHTGERPYKCEVCGYESNYSSDLNRHKKIHTGEKNI from the exons AATGACAAGCACACAGAAAAGTTTTCTTCAGATGGCCTCCAAAAATTACAAGAGAAGGAAACTAGGGACAGAATGCAATGACGTGGATAGTGGCACAGACAGAAAGACTCCCATTATAGAGGATATTGATTCAACCATGCAACCTGACGTCAACTTTTCTAGCGTAATTCAAGAAACCTTAAGCTCAGGCAGAACACCTGATGACTTAAACTCTGTTTGTGTCAAAATTGAGACAGATGAAAGTTATAATACACGTAAGGCTAATGGTTTTTTTTCTGCATGTGTCCAAGTGAAACAGGAAGAGATATATCAAGATCACAAGCAAGATGTCTACAATTTTTCATATGAAGAATCAGAAGCGAAAGGATGTGTAGCCAAGGATCCAGATCTTACCAAACAAGATGGCTTCAACTTGGCAGGTGTAAAATTAGAAAGAACTGAATGTGAAATTATGCAAGATGACAACAGACAAGCTGGCTTAAATTCTGTATGTGTTAACAGAAATCAAATTGCTGATTCAAATGCACGTACTGAAAATGATGGGCTAATTACTGTTTGTGGAAAAACAAAACAGTCCACAGGAGAAAAACTATACAAGTGTGAGTTGTGTGTTTTTGCAAGTAACCGGAGTAGTTCCTTAAAAGTACACATGAGGAGACATACAGGAGAAAAACGgttcaagtgtgaggtgtgtgattATAAATGTAGCCAGAGTTGCGACTTGAACAGACACATAAGGAAACATACAGGGGAaagaccatacaagtgtgaggtgtgtggttatgcaagTAACTATAGTTCTGACTTGAAGAACCACAAgaagatacatacaggagaaaaacgGTTTAAGTGTGAACTGTGTGATTATAAATGTAGCCAAAGAGGCGACTTGAACAGACACATAAGGAAACATACAGGGGAAaaaccatacaagtgtgaggtgtgtggttatgcaagTAACTATAGTTCTGACTTGAAGTATCACAAgaagatacatacaggagaaaaacgCTTCAAGTGTGAGGTATGTGGTTGTGACTTTTACCACACTGGTACCTTGAAggtacacatgaggatacatacaggagaaaaacggttcaagtgtgaggtgtgtgattATAAATGTAGCCAGAGTAgcaacttgaagacacacatgagattacatacaggagaaaaacggtttaagtgtgaggtgtgtggttgtGACTTTAACCAGAGTGGTCACTtaaagacacacatgaggatacatacaggagaaaaacaGCTCAAGTGTGAACTGTGTGATTATAAATGTAGTCAGAGTAGCAACTTGAAAAGACACATAAGGAGACATACAGGGGAAAGACCATACaggtgtgaggtgtgtggttatgaatgTAACCAGAGTTataacttgaagacacacatgaggatacatactgGAGAAAAACCtttcaagtgtgaggtgtgtggtaatgACTTTAACGAGAGTGGTAAGTTGAAggtacacatgaggatacatacaggagaaaaaccCTACAAGTGCCAGGTGTGTGGTCATGACTTCAACCAGAAAAGTACCTTGAAGGTtcacatgaggatacattcaggagAAAAACG AATGACAAGCACACAGAAAAGTTCTCTTCAGATGGCCTCcaaaaattacaagaaaagaaaactaggGACAGAATGCAATGACGTGGATAGTAGCACAGACAACAAGACTGCCATAATAAGGGAAATGAATTCAACCATGCAACCTGACATAAACTTTTCTAGCGTAATTCAAGAAACCTTAAGCTCAGGCAGAACACCTGATGACTTAAACTCTGTTCGTGTCAAAATTGAGACAGATGAAAGTTATAATACATGTATGGCTAATGGTTTTTTTTCTGCATGTGTCCAAGTGAAACAGGAAGAAATATATCAAGATCACAAGCAAGACGTCTTCAATTTTTCATATGAAGAATCAGAAGCGAAAGGATGTGTAGCCAAGGATCCAGATCTTACCAAACAAGATGGCTTCAACTTGGCAGGTGTAAAATTAGAACAAACTGAATGCGAAGTTATGCAAGATGACAGCAGACAAGCTGGCTTCAATTCTGTATGTGCTAACAGAAATCAAATTGCTGATTCAAATGCACGTACTGAAAGTGATGGGCTAATTACTGTTTGTGGGAAAACAAAACAGTCCACAGGAGAAAAACTATACAAGTGTGAGTTGTGTGTTTTTGCAAGTAACCGGATTAGTTCCTTAAAAGTACACATGAGGAGACATACAGGAGAAAAACGGTttaagtgtgaggtgtgtgattATAAATGTAGCCAGAATTCTAACTTGAAGACACACaagaggatacatacaggagaaaaacagttcaagtgtgaggtgtgtggttgtGACTTTAACAAGAGTAGTCACTTGAAGGTACActtgaggatacatacaggagaaaaactGTTCAAGTGTGAACTGTGTGATTATAAATGTAGCCAGAGTAGCCACTTGAAAAGACACATAAGGAAACATACAGGGGAGAAACCATATAAGTGTGAGTTGTGTGGTTATGAATGTATCGAGAGTTCTAAcctgaagacacacatgaggatacatacaggagaaaaacctttcaagtgtgaggtgtgtggtaatgACTTTAACACGAGTGATAAATTGAAggtacacatgaggatacatacaggagaaaaaccgtacaagtgtgaggtgtgtggtcaTGACTTCAACCAGAGAAGTACCTTAAAGGTTCACATGAGTAAACATACAGGAGAAAAACGgttcaagtgtgaggtgtgtgattATAAATGTAACCGGAGTAGCAACTTGAACGTACACATGAGGAAACATACGGGAGAaagaccatacaagtgtgaggtgtgtggttatgcaagTAGCTATAGTTCTGACTTGAAGAACCACAAgaagatacatacaggagaaaaaccgtacaagtgtgaggtgtgtggttgtGACTTTAACCGGAGTAGTACCTTGAAGGttcacatgaggatacataccgGAGAAAAACTgttcaagtgtgaggtgtgtgattATAAATGTAACCGGATTAGCAACTTGAACACACACATGAGGAAACATACAGGGGAaagaccatacaagtgtgaggtgtgtggttatgaaaGTAACTATAGTTCTGACTTGAACAGACACAAgaagatacatacaggagaaaaaaatatataa
- the LOC127850810 gene encoding zinc finger protein 208-like isoform X3, whose translation MTSTQKSFLQMASKNYKRRKLGTECNDVDSGTDRKTPIIEDIDSTMQPDVNFSSVIQETLSSGRTPDDLNSVCVKIETDESYNTRKANGFFSACVQVKQEEIYQDHKQDVYNFSYEESEAKGCVAKDPDLTKQDGFNLAGVKLERTECEIMQDDNRQAGLNSVCVNRNQIADSNARTENDGLITVCGKTKQSTGEKLYKCELCVFASNRSSSLKVHMRRHTGEKRFKCEVCDYKCSQSCDLNRHIRKHTGERPYKCEVCGYASNYSSDLKNHKKIHTGEKRFKCELCDYKCSQRGDLNRHIRKHTGEKPYKCEVCGYASNYSSDLKYHKKIHTGEKRFKCEVCGCDFYHTGTLKVHMRIHTGEKRFKCEVCDYKCSQSSNLKTHMRLHTGEKRFKCEVCGCDFNQSGHLKTHMRIHTGEKQLKCELCDYKCSQSSNLKRHIRRHTGERPYRCEVCGYECNQSYNLKTHMRIHTGEKPFKCEVCGNDFNESGKLKVHMRIHTGEKPYKCQVCGHDFNQKSTLKVHMRIHSGEKRMTSTQKSSLQMASKNYKKRKLGTECNDVDSSTDNKTAIIREMNSTMQPDINFSSVIQETLSSGRTPDDLNSVRVKIETDESYNTCMANGFFSACVQVKQEEIYQDHKQDVFNFSYEESEAKGCVAKDPDLTKQDGFNLAGVKLEQTECEVMQDDSRQAGFNSVCANRNQIADSNARTESDGLITVCGKTKQSTGEKLYKCELCVFASNRISSLKVHMRRHTGEKRFKCEVCDYKCSQNSNLKTHKRIHTGEKQFKCEVCGCDFNKSSHLKVHLRIHTGEKLFKCELCDYKCSQSSHLKRHIRKHTGEKPYKCELCGYECIESSNLKTHMRIHTGEKPFKCEVCGNDFNTSDKLKVHMRIHTGEKPYKCEVCGHDFNQRSTLKVHMSKHTGEKRFKCEVCDYKCNRSSNLNVHMRKHTGERPYKCEVCGYASSYSSDLKNHKKIHTGEKPYKCEVCGCDFNRSSTLKVHMRIHTGEKLFKCEVCDYKCNRISNLNTHMRKHTGERPYKCEVCGYESNYSSDLNRHKKIHTGEKNI comes from the exons ATGACAAGCACACAGAAAAGTTTTCTTCAGATGGCCTCCAAAAATTACAAGAGAAGGAAACTAGGGACAGAATGCAATGACGTGGATAGTGGCACAGACAGAAAGACTCCCATTATAGAGGATATTGATTCAACCATGCAACCTGACGTCAACTTTTCTAGCGTAATTCAAGAAACCTTAAGCTCAGGCAGAACACCTGATGACTTAAACTCTGTTTGTGTCAAAATTGAGACAGATGAAAGTTATAATACACGTAAGGCTAATGGTTTTTTTTCTGCATGTGTCCAAGTGAAACAGGAAGAGATATATCAAGATCACAAGCAAGATGTCTACAATTTTTCATATGAAGAATCAGAAGCGAAAGGATGTGTAGCCAAGGATCCAGATCTTACCAAACAAGATGGCTTCAACTTGGCAGGTGTAAAATTAGAAAGAACTGAATGTGAAATTATGCAAGATGACAACAGACAAGCTGGCTTAAATTCTGTATGTGTTAACAGAAATCAAATTGCTGATTCAAATGCACGTACTGAAAATGATGGGCTAATTACTGTTTGTGGAAAAACAAAACAGTCCACAGGAGAAAAACTATACAAGTGTGAGTTGTGTGTTTTTGCAAGTAACCGGAGTAGTTCCTTAAAAGTACACATGAGGAGACATACAGGAGAAAAACGgttcaagtgtgaggtgtgtgattATAAATGTAGCCAGAGTTGCGACTTGAACAGACACATAAGGAAACATACAGGGGAaagaccatacaagtgtgaggtgtgtggttatgcaagTAACTATAGTTCTGACTTGAAGAACCACAAgaagatacatacaggagaaaaacgGTTTAAGTGTGAACTGTGTGATTATAAATGTAGCCAAAGAGGCGACTTGAACAGACACATAAGGAAACATACAGGGGAAaaaccatacaagtgtgaggtgtgtggttatgcaagTAACTATAGTTCTGACTTGAAGTATCACAAgaagatacatacaggagaaaaacgCTTCAAGTGTGAGGTATGTGGTTGTGACTTTTACCACACTGGTACCTTGAAggtacacatgaggatacatacaggagaaaaacggttcaagtgtgaggtgtgtgattATAAATGTAGCCAGAGTAgcaacttgaagacacacatgagattacatacaggagaaaaacggtttaagtgtgaggtgtgtggttgtGACTTTAACCAGAGTGGTCACTtaaagacacacatgaggatacatacaggagaaaaacaGCTCAAGTGTGAACTGTGTGATTATAAATGTAGTCAGAGTAGCAACTTGAAAAGACACATAAGGAGACATACAGGGGAAAGACCATACaggtgtgaggtgtgtggttatgaatgTAACCAGAGTTataacttgaagacacacatgaggatacatactgGAGAAAAACCtttcaagtgtgaggtgtgtggtaatgACTTTAACGAGAGTGGTAAGTTGAAggtacacatgaggatacatacaggagaaaaaccCTACAAGTGCCAGGTGTGTGGTCATGACTTCAACCAGAAAAGTACCTTGAAGGTtcacatgaggatacattcaggagAAAAACG AATGACAAGCACACAGAAAAGTTCTCTTCAGATGGCCTCcaaaaattacaagaaaagaaaactaggGACAGAATGCAATGACGTGGATAGTAGCACAGACAACAAGACTGCCATAATAAGGGAAATGAATTCAACCATGCAACCTGACATAAACTTTTCTAGCGTAATTCAAGAAACCTTAAGCTCAGGCAGAACACCTGATGACTTAAACTCTGTTCGTGTCAAAATTGAGACAGATGAAAGTTATAATACATGTATGGCTAATGGTTTTTTTTCTGCATGTGTCCAAGTGAAACAGGAAGAAATATATCAAGATCACAAGCAAGACGTCTTCAATTTTTCATATGAAGAATCAGAAGCGAAAGGATGTGTAGCCAAGGATCCAGATCTTACCAAACAAGATGGCTTCAACTTGGCAGGTGTAAAATTAGAACAAACTGAATGCGAAGTTATGCAAGATGACAGCAGACAAGCTGGCTTCAATTCTGTATGTGCTAACAGAAATCAAATTGCTGATTCAAATGCACGTACTGAAAGTGATGGGCTAATTACTGTTTGTGGGAAAACAAAACAGTCCACAGGAGAAAAACTATACAAGTGTGAGTTGTGTGTTTTTGCAAGTAACCGGATTAGTTCCTTAAAAGTACACATGAGGAGACATACAGGAGAAAAACGGTttaagtgtgaggtgtgtgattATAAATGTAGCCAGAATTCTAACTTGAAGACACACaagaggatacatacaggagaaaaacagttcaagtgtgaggtgtgtggttgtGACTTTAACAAGAGTAGTCACTTGAAGGTACActtgaggatacatacaggagaaaaactGTTCAAGTGTGAACTGTGTGATTATAAATGTAGCCAGAGTAGCCACTTGAAAAGACACATAAGGAAACATACAGGGGAGAAACCATATAAGTGTGAGTTGTGTGGTTATGAATGTATCGAGAGTTCTAAcctgaagacacacatgaggatacatacaggagaaaaacctttcaagtgtgaggtgtgtggtaatgACTTTAACACGAGTGATAAATTGAAggtacacatgaggatacatacaggagaaaaaccgtacaagtgtgaggtgtgtggtcaTGACTTCAACCAGAGAAGTACCTTAAAGGTTCACATGAGTAAACATACAGGAGAAAAACGgttcaagtgtgaggtgtgtgattATAAATGTAACCGGAGTAGCAACTTGAACGTACACATGAGGAAACATACGGGAGAaagaccatacaagtgtgaggtgtgtggttatgcaagTAGCTATAGTTCTGACTTGAAGAACCACAAgaagatacatacaggagaaaaaccgtacaagtgtgaggtgtgtggttgtGACTTTAACCGGAGTAGTACCTTGAAGGttcacatgaggatacataccgGAGAAAAACTgttcaagtgtgaggtgtgtgattATAAATGTAACCGGATTAGCAACTTGAACACACACATGAGGAAACATACAGGGGAaagaccatacaagtgtgaggtgtgtggttatgaaaGTAACTATAGTTCTGACTTGAACAGACACAAgaagatacatacaggagaaaaaaatatataa